A region of Nitrosomonas stercoris DNA encodes the following proteins:
- a CDS encoding IS3 family transposase ISXac2, which translates to MVKPSRLREVAQAVVRTRRISIRIACAAIGISETCYRFQPKLNEENDLIADWLIRLTASQRNWGFGLCFLYLRNIKGFGWNHKRVYRIYRELELNLRIKPKKRLCREKPDALAVPVAVNQLWSMDFMHDRPSNGRSFRLFNVIDDFNREGLGIEVDFSLPTERVIRSLDQIIEWRGKPLQIRCDNGPEYISTKLAEWAFKRTIKLVYIQPGNPQQNAYVERYNRTVRYEWLNQHLFESVAEVQEYATCWLWTYNHERPNMANGGLTPIQKLTKAA; encoded by the coding sequence GTGGTAAAGCCATCTCGTTTGCGCGAGGTGGCGCAAGCTGTAGTCAGAACCAGACGAATCAGTATTCGGATAGCTTGTGCAGCTATTGGTATCAGTGAAACCTGCTACCGATTCCAGCCCAAGCTAAATGAAGAAAATGATCTGATAGCTGACTGGCTGATCCGTCTGACAGCCAGCCAACGCAATTGGGGCTTTGGTTTATGTTTCCTGTACTTGCGCAACATCAAAGGCTTTGGCTGGAATCACAAGCGAGTCTATCGCATTTACCGCGAGCTGGAGCTTAATCTGCGTATCAAACCCAAAAAGCGGTTATGTAGAGAAAAACCGGATGCATTGGCTGTACCCGTTGCTGTCAACCAGTTGTGGTCAATGGATTTCATGCACGATCGACCCTCCAATGGTCGCAGTTTCAGACTATTTAACGTTATTGACGATTTTAACCGTGAAGGGCTGGGTATTGAGGTGGATTTTTCTCTACCCACAGAACGAGTGATACGCAGCCTGGATCAGATCATTGAATGGCGCGGCAAACCCTTGCAGATCCGCTGTGACAATGGGCCAGAGTATATTAGTACGAAATTGGCTGAATGGGCATTCAAAAGAACTATTAAATTGGTATACATTCAACCGGGAAATCCACAGCAAAATGCATACGTGGAACGCTATAATCGTACTGTGCGTTATGAATGGCTGAACCAGCACTTGTTTGAATCTGTTGCCGAGGTTCAGGAGTATGCCACTTGCTGGCTCTGGACATACAATCATGAAAGACCAAACATGGCAAATGGTGGACTGACCCCCATCCAAAAACTGACCAAAGCAGCTTGA
- a CDS encoding persistence and stress-resistance toxin PasT has product MTEIEKTVLVEYSAAQMFHLVDTVENYPEFLPWCSGASMNLMEDNESARATINIDYRGIKHSFTTKNKRRPPELIEMELLEGPFEKLNGYWHFIPLSETACKIEFKLHYTFSHKLLEKLVGPVFYVIANSFVEAFVGRAEKIYGTDS; this is encoded by the coding sequence ATGACTGAAATAGAAAAAACCGTATTAGTAGAATATTCAGCTGCACAAATGTTTCACTTAGTAGACACTGTTGAGAATTATCCTGAGTTCTTGCCTTGGTGTTCAGGCGCTTCAATGAACTTAATGGAAGATAACGAATCCGCACGTGCTACGATCAACATCGATTATCGCGGCATCAAACACAGCTTTACTACAAAAAACAAACGTAGGCCGCCTGAGTTAATAGAGATGGAATTACTTGAAGGTCCCTTCGAGAAACTGAATGGTTATTGGCACTTCATACCTTTATCAGAAACAGCTTGTAAAATAGAGTTCAAACTACATTACACATTTTCTCATAAACTCTTAGAGAAACTAGTTGGCCCTGTATTTTATGTGATCGCTAACAGTTTTGTAGAAGCGTTTGTAGGACGAGCTGAAAAGATTTATGGAACCGACTCCTGA
- a CDS encoding IS3 family transposase ISSod2 yields MKKSKFTDSQILNILKRAECGATVPQLCREYSISSATFYKWRAKYGGMDASLMARLKELEAENRRLKKMYAEERLKAEIVQEALQKKW; encoded by the coding sequence ATGAAGAAATCAAAGTTTACCGATAGCCAAATTCTAAACATTCTCAAGCGGGCAGAATGTGGTGCTACGGTTCCCCAGCTATGCCGTGAATACAGCATCAGCAGCGCCACATTTTACAAATGGCGGGCGAAGTATGGTGGTATGGATGCTTCGCTGATGGCTCGTCTGAAGGAGCTTGAAGCTGAGAATCGGCGTTTGAAGAAGATGTACGCTGAAGAACGCCTTAAAGCTGAGATTGTCCAGGAGGCACTGCAAAAAAAGTGGTAA
- a CDS encoding protein RnfH has protein sequence MEPTPENYITIQVATAVTKQPIIKQLKVPEGITVKEVLGFTEIKRIFLEIKEVATKIGIYGKITTPETILQQNDRIEIYKPLAINPKEKRKIKAKLKQTH, from the coding sequence ATGGAACCGACTCCTGAAAACTATATAACAATACAAGTTGCTACTGCGGTAACCAAGCAACCAATCATTAAGCAACTTAAAGTTCCAGAGGGGATTACTGTAAAAGAGGTGCTGGGGTTTACAGAAATTAAGAGAATTTTTTTAGAAATCAAAGAGGTAGCGACGAAAATAGGTATTTACGGAAAAATAACCACACCTGAAACAATATTACAACAAAATGATCGCATAGAAATATACAAACCATTAGCTATTAATCCCAAAGAGAAACGCAAGATAAAAGCTAAATTAAAACAAACACATTGA